The following proteins are encoded in a genomic region of Nitrospiraceae bacterium:
- a CDS encoding lipocalin family protein yields MHTSSLIACGLLGSLLGCSSPPPIQTASEVDLERFMGDWYVIANIPTFIETEAFNAVESYRLNDDGTIATTFTFRQGGFEGQQKIYRPTGFVVDQESYAVWDMQFFWPFKADYRIVFVNPDYSQTIIGRLKRDYVWIMARTPRLPEEDYQHLLKIIATQGYDLSKIQRVPQRWEAGQN; encoded by the coding sequence ATGCACACCTCATCATTGATAGCCTGTGGGCTGCTCGGAAGTCTCTTAGGGTGCAGCAGCCCACCGCCCATTCAGACCGCCAGTGAGGTCGATCTCGAGCGCTTTATGGGAGATTGGTATGTGATTGCCAACATTCCAACGTTCATTGAGACGGAGGCGTTCAACGCAGTGGAGTCCTACCGACTCAATGACGATGGAACCATCGCCACCACTTTTACCTTTCGCCAGGGCGGATTCGAGGGTCAACAGAAGATATACCGCCCGACCGGATTTGTTGTGGACCAGGAGTCCTATGCCGTGTGGGACATGCAATTTTTCTGGCCGTTCAAAGCCGACTACCGAATCGTGTTTGTCAATCCGGATTACAGCCAAACCATCATCGGCCGCCTCAAACGGGACTACGTCTGGATTATGGCCCGAACTCCCCGGCTGCCTGAGGAGGATTATCAACATCTGCTCAAGATTATTGCCACCCAAGGGTATGACCTCTCAAAAATTCAACGGGTCCCACAACGGTGGGAAGCTGGGCAGAATTGA
- a CDS encoding DUF1295 domain-containing protein, with protein sequence MTFSIYLSGLIGTLVLAGITWLISLAKRDVSIVDSMWAVMIFAAALIYSSSVEPYWNRSSLVLTLVLFWALRLTVYITWRNWGESEDARYQAIRHKYEPNFALKSLGIIFVFQAVLAWIISMPLWVALTVPFDYSIFDILAVALWIIGMVFESVGDWQLARFKMNPANRGKVMNQGLWRYTRHPNYFGECLIWWGFFLFVIPTGAWWSILSPILLTFLLLKFSGVTMLEETIVDRRPGYREYIASTNAFIPGPQKKANPVADHQEEIS encoded by the coding sequence ATGACCTTCTCCATCTACCTTTCCGGCCTGATCGGAACTCTTGTCCTGGCGGGAATCACCTGGCTGATCAGCCTCGCCAAACGGGACGTCAGCATCGTGGACAGTATGTGGGCCGTCATGATCTTCGCGGCTGCCTTGATCTATTCGAGCAGCGTTGAGCCCTATTGGAATCGCTCCTCCCTGGTGCTCACTCTCGTCCTATTCTGGGCCCTCCGGCTGACGGTGTATATCACCTGGAGAAACTGGGGCGAATCCGAGGACGCCCGGTATCAAGCCATTCGTCACAAGTATGAGCCAAACTTTGCGCTGAAAAGCCTCGGGATCATTTTTGTGTTTCAAGCTGTGTTGGCCTGGATCATCTCCATGCCATTGTGGGTCGCCTTAACCGTGCCATTTGACTACAGCATCTTCGATATTCTGGCCGTGGCCTTGTGGATAATCGGGATGGTCTTTGAATCGGTGGGCGATTGGCAGCTGGCTCGCTTCAAGATGAATCCCGCGAATCGAGGCAAAGTGATGAATCAAGGATTGTGGCGCTATACACGCCACCCTAATTATTTCGGCGAATGCCTGATCTGGTGGGGATTCTTTCTCTTCGTGATCCCGACCGGCGCCTGGTGGTCGATTCTCTCACCCATCCTGTTAACTTTTTTACTGCTGAAATTTTCCGGTGTGACGATGCTCGAGGAAACTATTGTGGATCGACGGCCAGGCTATCGTGAATATATCGCGAGCACCAACGCCTTCATTCCAGGGCCTCAGAAAAAAGCGAACCCCGTCGCCGATCATCAGGAGGAAATATCATGA
- a CDS encoding DUF2878 domain-containing protein, producing the protein MVRTLYNLFLFQIGWFACVLSGAGQRPWMGALMALVIMAIHLSSAPAAEAEFKLVMIVLVIGAVWDSMLVWLDWLHYSSGILIPHTAPYWIVLMWGLFATLLNVSLRWLRGRWFLAALAGSIGGPLAYYGGHQLGALEFGNQNAALIALAIGWAIITPILMALSTRFDGFAPSLKESTI; encoded by the coding sequence ATGGTTAGGACTCTCTACAACCTTTTCCTGTTTCAGATCGGCTGGTTCGCCTGCGTACTCAGCGGAGCCGGGCAACGCCCGTGGATGGGGGCACTCATGGCTTTAGTCATTATGGCTATTCACCTGTCCAGTGCGCCGGCGGCTGAAGCAGAATTCAAACTGGTTATGATCGTCCTGGTTATTGGGGCCGTGTGGGACAGCATGCTCGTGTGGCTCGATTGGCTGCACTACTCCTCCGGCATCCTCATCCCACACACCGCCCCATACTGGATCGTGCTCATGTGGGGACTCTTTGCAACCCTGTTGAATGTCTCACTTCGCTGGCTGAGGGGGCGCTGGTTCTTAGCTGCACTTGCCGGAAGCATTGGAGGACCACTGGCCTATTATGGAGGACACCAGTTGGGAGCCCTCGAGTTTGGTAACCAAAACGCGGCATTGATCGCCCTGGCCATCGGCTGGGCCATCATCACACCCATTCTGATGGCACTATCCACACGCTTTGATGGCTTTGCACCAAGCCTCAAGGAGAGCACCATATGA
- a CDS encoding class I SAM-dependent methyltransferase codes for MSLAMKLALSITNRDWAPDLLIRRGIRHLVRQRLHEISHKNVEELASLKTAFIATMSRSDIAIHADKANIQHYEVPPEFFYRVLGPHMKYSSGFWPSGVESLSESEESALGESCAHADLHDGQSILDLGCGWGSLSLWMAAHYPHSHITAVSNSHSQKAYIDSQARQRGLRNIHVVTCDMNTFHIEHSQFDRVVSVEMFEHMRNWSHLFDRIHDWLRPDGRFFMHIFVHRAVPYTFEVRDESDWMSRYFFTGGMMPSDDLPLAIQSPLRLVTQWRWAGTHYARTANAWLGNMDLHRESLWPLFLETYGKRNAGLWWVRWRIFFMACAELFGHREGQEWWVSHYLFEKGDLT; via the coding sequence ATGTCCCTCGCAATGAAACTAGCACTTTCCATTACTAATCGTGATTGGGCACCAGATCTTCTCATTCGTCGTGGCATACGGCATCTGGTTCGCCAACGATTACATGAGATTTCCCACAAGAATGTGGAAGAGCTGGCCTCACTGAAGACCGCGTTTATTGCAACCATGTCTCGCTCCGATATCGCCATCCACGCTGATAAGGCCAATATTCAACACTACGAGGTTCCCCCGGAATTTTTTTACCGGGTGCTGGGGCCTCACATGAAGTACAGCAGCGGGTTCTGGCCTTCCGGGGTCGAGTCGCTCTCAGAGTCCGAAGAGTCTGCCCTCGGGGAATCATGTGCGCATGCTGATCTTCATGACGGACAATCCATCCTGGATTTGGGCTGTGGATGGGGATCTCTGTCGCTCTGGATGGCAGCCCATTATCCGCACAGTCACATTACGGCAGTCTCAAACTCTCATTCACAAAAAGCATATATCGACTCTCAGGCACGACAACGCGGATTGCGCAACATTCACGTGGTCACGTGCGACATGAATACATTTCACATTGAACACAGTCAATTCGATCGCGTGGTGTCAGTGGAAATGTTCGAGCACATGCGGAATTGGTCTCATCTTTTTGATCGGATTCACGACTGGCTCAGGCCTGACGGGCGTTTCTTCATGCACATCTTCGTGCATCGGGCCGTCCCGTATACATTTGAAGTGCGGGACGAGAGTGACTGGATGAGCCGTTATTTTTTCACCGGAGGCATGATGCCTAGTGATGATCTGCCTTTGGCCATTCAGAGTCCGCTCAGACTCGTGACCCAATGGAGATGGGCCGGCACACATTACGCACGAACGGCTAACGCCTGGCTGGGAAACATGGACCTCCACCGTGAATCCTTGTGGCCCCTATTTCTCGAGACCTATGGGAAACGGAATGCGGGCCTCTGGTGGGTCCGCTGGCGGATATTCTTTATGGCCTGTGCCGAATTATTCGGCCATCGTGAGGGGCAGGAATGGTGGGTCAGCCATTATCTTTTTGAGAAGGGCGACCTCACCTGA